The Macrobrachium nipponense isolate FS-2020 chromosome 24, ASM1510439v2, whole genome shotgun sequence genome segment AAAATCCTCCTAACCCACCACCTCTACCTGCAGAGGCAGatgcagctccagacgaaaatCCTAATCCAGGGCTTCCTACTAAAGCTGATGCAACACCAGGGcccccagaagagaatcctccaAATCCCCCTCCACCAGCAGAGGCAGATGCAGCACCTGACCCTCCAACAGGAAAACCTCCAATTCCACTTACTCCTGCTGAGGAAGAAGATCCTCCTAATCCAGGACCTCCTACTAGAGCTGATgcaatgcctggtctcccagagGAAAATCCTCCTAATCCACCACCACCAGCAGATGAAGATGCAGCTCCTAACCCTCCAACAGGAAAACCTCCAATTCCATCTACTCCTACTGAAGAAGATCCTATGCCTCCAACAGGAAAACCTCCAATTCCACCTACTCCTACTGAAGAAGATCCTATGCCTCCAACAGGAAAACCTCCAATTCCACCTACTCCTACTGAGGAAGATCCTATGCCTCCAACAGGAAAACCTCCAATTCCGCCTACTCCTACTGAAGAAGATCCTATGCCTCCAACAGGAAAACCTCCAAATCCACCACTacttgatgaggcagaagcagcTCCTGATCCTCCAGAAGAAAATCCTCCCAGTCCAGGACCTCCTACTGAAGTTGATGCAACACCAGGTCCTCCCGAAGAAAAGCCACCTAATCCACCACCACCAGCAGATGCAGATGCAGCTCCTGACCCTCCAACAGAAAATCCTCCAATTCCACTACTACCAGATGATGCAGAAGCTGCGCTTGATCCTCCAGAAGAAAATCCTCCTAATCCAGGGCCTCCTACTAGAGCTGATGCAATGCCAGGTCCCCCAGAAGAGAACCCTCCTAGTCCACCACCACCAGCAGATGCAGATGCAGTTCCTGAACCTCCAACAGGAAAACCTCCAATTCCGCCTACTCCTACTGAAGAAGATCCTATGCCTCCAACAGGAAAACCTCCAATTCCACCTACTCCTACTGAAGAAGATCCTATGCCTCCAACAGGAAAACCTCCAATTCCGCCTACTCCTACTGAAGAAGATCCTATGCCTCCAACAGGAAAACCTCCAATTCCGCCTACTCCTACTGAAGAAGATCCTATGCCTCCAACAGGAAAACCTCCAATTCCACCTACTCCTACTGAAGAAGAGCCTATGCCTCCAAGAGGAAAACCTCCAATTCCACCTACTCCTACTGAAGAAGATCCTATGCCTCCAACAGGAAAACCTCCAATTCCACCTACTCCTACTGAAGAAGATCCTATGCCTCCAACAGGAAAACCTCCAATTCCACCTACTCCTACTGAAGAAGATCCTATGCCTCCAAGAGGAAAACCTCCAAATCCACCACTacttgatgaggcagaagcagcTCCTGATCCTCCAGAAGAAAATCCTCCCAGTCCAGGACCTCCTACTAAAGCTGATGCAACACCAGGTCCTCCCGAAGAAAAGCCACCTAATCCACCACCACCAGCAGATGCAGATGCAGCTCCTGACCCTCCAACAGAAAATCCTCCAATTCCACTACTACCAGATGATGCAGAAGCAGCGCTTGATCCTCCAGAAGAAAATCCTCCTAATCCAGGGCCTCCTACTAGAGCTGATGCAACGCCAGGTCCCCCAGAAGAGAACCCTCCTAATCCACCACCACCAGCAGATGCAGATGCAGCTCCAGACCCTCCAACAGAAAATCCTCCAATTCCACTACTACCAGATGATGCAGAAGCAGCGCTTGATCCTCCAGAAGAAAATCCTCCTAATCCAGGGCCTCCTACTAGAGCTGATGCAACGCCAGGTCCCCCCGAAGAGAAGCCTCCTAATCCACCACCACCAGCAGATGCGGATGCAGCTCCTGACCCTCCAACAGAAAATCCTCCAATTCCACTACTACCAGATGATGCAGAAGCAGCGCTTGATCCTCCAGAAGAAAATCCTCCTAATCCAGGGCCTCCTACTAGAGCTGATGCAACGCCAGGTCCCCCAGAAGAGAACCCTCCTAGTCCACCACCACCAGCAGATGCGGATGCAGCTCCTGACCCTCCAACAGAAAATCCTCCAATTCCACTGCTACCAGATGATGCAGAAGCAGCGCTTGATCCTCCAGAAGAAAATCCTCCTAATCCAGGGCCTCCTACTAGAGCTGATGTAACGCCAGGTCCCCCAGAAGAGAACCCTCCTAATCCACTTCCGCCCACTGAAGTGCCAGAAGACAAACCCCCAAACCCACTACCACCAACAGAAGCAGATGAAGATCCTGATCCACCAGCAGAGAAACCACCAAGTCCTCCTACACCTGCTGAAGCAGAAGAAGACCCTGCCCCTCCTGCTGAGAATCCTCCAAATCCACTACCACCAGCAGAGGAGGAAGCCGCTCCTAATCCACCAGCAGAGAAACCACCAAGTCCTCCTACACCTGCTGAAGCAGAAGACGATCCTGCCCCTCCTGCTGAGAATCCTCCAAATCCACTACCACCAGCAGAGGAGGAAGCAGCTCCTAATCCACCACCAGAGAAAACACCAAGTCCTCCTACACCTGCTGAAGCAGAAGATGATCCTGCCCCTCCTGCTGAGAATCCTCCAAATCCACTGCCACCAGCAGAGGAGGAAGCAGCTCCTGATCCACCACCAGAGAAACCACCAAGTCCTCCTACACCTGCTGAAGCAGAAGAAGATCCTGCCCCTCCTGCTGAGAATCCTCCAAATCCACTACCACCAGCAGAGGAGGAAGCAGCTCCTGATCCACCAGCAGAGAAACCACCAAGTCCTCCTACACCTGCTGAAGCAGAAGATCCAGCACTTCCTGCAGTATGTCCTCCAAATCCACTACCACCAGCGGAGGCAGAGGTAGCTCCTAATCCTCCAGCTGAGAAGTCTCCATGTCCCCCTACAACTTGACCTCCAGTAGAAAATCCTCCTAAGCCAGAATCACCATGTCCTCCTGCTCCTTGACCTCCAGCAGAAAATCCTCCTAAGCCAGAATCACCATGTCCTCCTGCTCCTTGACCTCCAGCGGAAAATCCTCCTAAGCCAGAATCACCATGTCCTCCTGCTCCTAGACCTCCAGCGAAAATCCTCCTAAGCCAGAATCACCTTGTCCTCCTGCTCCTAGACCTCCAGCGGAAAATCCTCCTAAGCAGGAATCACCTGTCCTCCTGCTCCTAGACCTCCAGCGAAAATCTCCTAAGCCAGAATCACCATGTCCTCCTGCTCCTAGACCTCCAGCAGAAAATCCTCCTAAGCCAGAATCACCATGTCCTCCTGCTCCTAGACCTCCATCAGAAAATCCTCCTAAGCCAGAATCACCATGTCCTCCTGCCTCCTAGACCTCCCAGAAAATCCAAGCCAGAATCACCATGTCCTCCTGCTCCTAGACCTCCAGCAGAAAATCCTCCTAAGCCAGAATCACCATGTCCTCCTGCTCCTAGACCTCCAGCAGAAAATCCTCCTAAGCCAGAATCACCATGTCCTCCTGCTCCTAGACCTCCAGCAGAAAATCCTAAGCCAAGAATCACCTCCTCCTGCTCCTAGACCTCCAGATCTCCAGCCGATCAGCTCCTCCTGCTCCTAGACCTCCAGCAGAAAAATCCTCCTAAGCCAGAATCACCATGTCCTCCTGCTCCTGACCAGCACCAAAATCCTCCTAGCCAGAATACCTGTCCTCCCTAAGAGACCAGCAGAATCTCCATAAGCCGAATCATGTCCTCCTGCTCCTAGACCATCCAGCAGAAAATCCTAACCAAATCACCATGTTGCTCCTAACCTCCAGCAGAAAATCCTCCTAAGCCAGAATCACCATGTCCTCCTGCTCCTAGACCTCCAGCAGAAAATCCTCCTAAGCCAGAATCACCAGCAAATGTACCCCCAGAGCCTCCAGATGAGAAATCTCCATGTCCTCCTGCTCCTGCATCTCCAGCAGAAAATCCTCCTAAGCCAGAGTCACCATGTCCTCCTGCTCCTGCACCTCCAGTAGAAAATCCTCCTAGGCCAGAATCACCATGTCCTCCTGCTCCTGTACCTCCAGCAGAAAATCCTCCCAAGCCAGAATCACCATGTCCTCCTGCTCCTGCACCTCCAGCAGAAAATCCTCCTAAGCCAGAATCACCAGCAAATGTACCCCCAGAGCCCCCAGATGAGAAATCTCcatgtcctcctgctccttcaccTCCAGCAGAAAATCCTCCTAAGCCAGAATCACCAGCAAATGCACCCCCAGAGCCTCCAGATGAGAAATCTCCATGTCCTCCTGCTCCTTGACCTCCAGCAGAAAATCCTCCTAAGCCAGAATCACCAGCAAATGCACCCCCAGAGCCTCCAGATGAGAAATCTCCATGTCCTCCTGCTCCTTGACCTCCAGCAGAAAATCCTCCTAAGCCAGAATCTCCATGTCCTCCTGCTCCTTGACCTCCAGCAGAAAATCCTCCATTTCCACTGCCATCAGCGGATGAAAATGCATCACTAGCCCCACTTACACCTCCAAAGCTAGAAGAGGCACTGGCTGCTGAACTTGCAGAAGCACCTGAGCCCACAGCAATATCTGTTTGAATCTCATGTAGAGTAACCTGTAAGCAAGAGTTTAATTGGTATGATTGGTGCATGCAAATCGAAATAACTCCAGATTGTTTTGGTAtttcatatataacatttattcatatataacatttatatagaaATGCTGATTTTATGTGAGGTTTACTTAGGCTTCCAGTCTTGTGCAAATTTGCAATGAAACAAAATAGAGGAAATCCTAACCTTGAACCCAGAGTTACCATCATCAGAGTATACAGATGTTCTTACGACACCGTCGGGTCCCAGAAGGCTGTAGCTACCTTGAAGTACTCCATTTTCCACGAATTCTACTCGGTTTTGATAGTTATGGGTTTCAGGGTCTTTCACTTCATATGCAAATTGGTATGGCATGAGAGGCTGTTGGGATGAAGAATTGCATACAtcattattttatgaatgaagccACAAAACGTTAAGCATTAATTCAGAGAGATGGCCTTTCTGTTCTGATCAGGAGACCATTTACTCGGTAGTATTCGTCAGAGAAGAAACATAAGATCATAGAAGTTACAAATCAAAGCGCCACCCATTCCAAACAACCTCTTACAGGTATACTTACAGGCCAAGGGGTAACTAGCTGTCCAGCTGATGCATCCCCGGCACCGGCGCCTACTCCCGCACCCAGCACTGCCTGGCCATCTACATTGGGCTGTAGGTAAGAGTAGCCAGGAGCTTGTCGGCCCTCTCGTTTGTCACTGCTAGTGACTCCTAGCAGTAATGCCACTAGCGCCACCTGTGGAATAGGAAGAGATTCGTTTTACTCTAGGTTGTCAACTTTTACGCAGTCGCTTGTCGAGTTTTACGGTTAGTTTTTTTGTGTAGATTTGAATATGAAGATGCCACGTATGTGAGACCGTTCTCTTCCATGAACACTTGGAGGAAGAGCTAACGTTTCGGATTAATATCAATTTGAGTGACAATCTGAATTGTCATTCATTGGAAATGTAAACAATGCCAGTATTCTGTGAAGGACGAAAGTCACATGAGTTTTTACTGTAATAAAAAGAACGATTTGAGAACTCATTATAGACAAAGTGCCACTTGgctgaaatttaaaaaagaatcctCTTTCACTTTTTATTGCTTTGATTTTGTCTACCATTACTCAGAAAATCTTGGAGAGTAATTTTATCCGATaccaaaacaagaaaagtgaGAATGTCAGGATATTGCCAGTGAGTGATTTTATGGAATTTCAGTCCCATCCGTCTAGCACTGCAGTATCTAAGCatagtggatttttttttgtctgctgtTTGTTGAAGGCATCCATGCAAATCTAAAATAAAGTTTGTGAGTATGTCTATCATATAGTAGCATGTGTGCCCTTGAGTAATGACAGGTAATTACCATGTGTTGTGTTGGTTGGTTGGTGATGTTACTTGTCTTCTGGGTATTCagttttttgtatgatatatatatatatatatatatatatatatagtatatatttacacacacatatatatatatatatatatatataatacagatagatagatagatagaaaccTAATTGCTTTTCCTGTACATCCATGCCCTCATAAGTGTGTACAGTTAATTGCATATGAAAACACCCCTACGACAGTAAGCATATACGGGAATATGCATTAACTTTTTTACATATACATGAGTGCATTGGTGCAAATGCTTACGTATGCACAcatactaatatgtatatatatgtctataaaaatatatatatatatatatatatatatatatatatatatatatatatatatatatatatctatatatgtgtgtgtgtgtgtgtgtgtgtgtattcttctgttaaaacaggatatgtctcaagtataaaaggcccatcaaaaggctttaaaccagagtgtttgaatgggccttttatacttgagatgtataaAAGACGTATCctcttttaacagaagaatttatttacacgtatattgaaactttaacataaaaaataataagtaaatcatcACTAATTGAACCAACTCGTTGACCACGGGGCCAGTGCCCTGCCCAAAGTCACAACCACTATTGACACTGATCACTTCGTGACGGACCCCTCCAGCTCCCAtcgtcttcatcttcatcatcatctagTATATAAAAACCTTCTGTCTTGACGCCAGAGAACTTCGACGCAATGCTACGAAAGACTCCCCAGGTGACTCTGTCACTTCCTGTGAGGAACATCAGTTCGTATTCGTACCTGTGCCCACATCACGAGGATTATTCACGTTCAGCTCCCACGATGACCTGTGGGGGAGTGGTGCTTCTTCTGGCGTTCCCGATGATCGACAAACACAAACTGACTGCCTGCTGTTCGTCTTTGTCGTTATATATCCATGCGAAATACCAACTAGACGACCCGGGAGGAGATTGACCAGGAAACCAGAGCaagttccattctctctcttccctctctctctctctctctctctctgaccctcaTGGGAGTCGTCCTGCTaagaaagcaagcaagcaggcgGAGATGACCctttcgaaaaaaataaatatcatgttgcCGAAGCGGTAGATCGGGAAGCGGTCAATTTGGGGGCCTTTCGAAAAATACAAACTCGTTTTGCTTGTTCTTATCTCAAATTGAATTTtgagatggggggtgggggggggggtgtcctgcTGAGATATCACAACAGGAAACTGAGAGGTAACGAAAAGATCTATGAAGCCCCACCCCCAAAAATCcgtttattttttaatgagatCATTGGCAGTTCATGTAACGTGTTGTTATTTAATTTGTGGGGGTGGGGTTGCCTTTCAGGAAGGCAGGCAGCAAAGAAATgtcccttataaaaaaaataaagggggggCGGGTTGCCTTTCAGGAAGGCAGGCAGCAAAGACATGTcccttttaaaaaaatgaatcttGTGTAAGACTGAATATTTGATATCTTCATAACTCCAATGGAAATTGAATATACCTTTGATTTTAATCAATTACGAATACCATCAGGTGaagaaaattgaaacaaaattcGGAATATTAAGATTTGCGTgacatccattaaaaaaaaaactccaggatatcaggaaatgaatttcatttttttatgtttaatcttCGTAAAATCTCATCCCTTGATGCAGTAGTCCATCGGGCGATGATGGTCTTTGTATTGGAAAAAGTCATGTGGAAAGTGATcacaaaagaaagcaaaaatttactttttttttttttgcacatatgAAGTAATACCAGGCAGTAAGATATCACAGAAGACGAAGATGTACTGGTAGAATCTGAATAAAACTTTGCCTTATATCTGTCTGTTTtcccacatatatgtatatatatgtatatatatagatatatatatatatatatatctatatatatatcatatatatatatatatatatatatatatatatatatatatatatatatatatatatatatatatatatatatatcctaacaaggattatttaatagatatatgtattatagatatgtattaggtcttatccagtatatatatatacatatatatataatatatataaatatatatatatatatatatatatatatgtgtgtctgtgtgtatatgtaatatatttatacacattatactTATAGTATGTATGCGTGTTtaatgagatatatatttatgtatctgttttctttcattttcctccattctCCCTCTTGAACCCGAAGAGTGACTTAGCAGATAACACACTAAACTAGTCCGTGTACTTGCTGGGGCGGGGGaggtggttggggggggtggggtgttggCGTTGAGAATCCTTTTTACAAACACGGCATTTAAGCAGATCTACTTTTGCATGAGGGGAGAATCCAGACACCGTCAGGCGGCAGGTCATTTACCCGCTCAAATAACTCTTACTTTTACATTCACTTCAAATGTGTTTGGGTTTTTGACTAAAGTTTAAGATCATGTGCGAATAGGTTTGTGTtaagtggcaatattttttttagattaaagttagtggttaagcgcctcagtggcgtggttggtatggtctttgcttgccacctcggtggccgcgagttagattctcgggcattccattgaggtgtcagagatgttgtgtatctctggtgatagaagttcaagaatctcgacgtggttctgaaatcacgtagtaaagccgttggtcccgttggtgaataaccactgctggtttcatgcaacgtaaaaacaccatacaaacaaacaaacaaacaaacaaaaaaagcagtGTCCTCGAAGTGATGGACAATTAAGTAGCCCGAACTTCCACTGTCACTGAATTCTTCAAAACTTCTCTCAGCTCCTTTGGTGGTTTGAGTGATTTGAAGTAAATAGCCTCTAGTAGTGAATCCCCCGGGGTCAGGGGTAAGGGCGCCTGGGCACGTGCCAACCTCCCCCTGCCCcccatgaaaaaataatgacaaaataatactaTTCAAGATTTAGAAATTAACGTAATtgagaaatatacaaaaattggaaaaaataaaatatttatagaaatttatatctatatatatatatatatatatatatatatatatatatatatatatatatatatgtcctgagttcgattccctgctctgccagtaaggaatcaaaggaatttgtttgtggtgattagaaattcatttctcgacagaatgtggttcggatcccacaatgagctgtaggccCCGTTTGCTAGGTAGCCAGCTGGTTCCTAaacacgtcaaaatatctaatccttcggaggcagccctaggagagctgttaatcagctcagtggtctggttaaactaaggtatagtACTTAACTTTAAAGTATTATTACTGAGGCGGTGCGCGGTAGGCATTACTTGATATTCTTTGCAGCTTCCTCTcgcctcctagctgcaaccccattcattcgttttgctgtacctccgttcatattctctttcaaccctcttctagcaattgattcatcgcgcaactgctttgaggttttcctcccgtttcacttttcaaaccattttactgtTAATATTCAtctcagtgctgaatgatctcataggtcccagcacttggcttttggcctaaattctgtattctgttccattattctcttatttcttttatgtttctCTTCGCCTGATTGCTCGTCATCTCAAACTGCTGCTTCTGGATCTACTAATTCTGACCCTGTGAGTTTGCACGATTGGGGGTCTGCAATTATAATCATATTCCGTGCCTTctttttttcacttactcggggagtaagcctacaaactactttttcgttattttgttgttcttcttattcttgttggggagggggggggggtgtagggaaggtctatggagaagcctagaaaggtctgaaaaaggtgtttcgttttgagtttcaagatacaggaattttaggatagtatatctatgagttatttattagactgaaaatgtacaaaataaataacgtgcatgttaaacagtacagaacaattatttgtaataaaatatagcatatttaatattaattttcgttggtgaaacaaagctccatttgaccatagattttagcatgtgctcagagtaagctggaggtcggatcacgccttgtttaatgAGCCTGTGCCtacctctttattttctttcaatcttATGTGGAGTCCCATTTCTGTCTCTCTTGTCGATAGATATTGAGGATTTTGTCATTGTTCCACTGAATTttaaaggtgggggggggggggggggggggggggggggggggggtgaggggggggggccaCAGTTGTGGTGGGGAGGGGTGATTCCTCCTTCGTCCTTGTAGCACCCGGCAGGCCGTCTGTTCCCATACCTATTCCAAGAATACTTTGATCCTTTAAGAGGTATTAGATACTATTAATTACTTCCGTGAGAAACGGAAATtatccttttcttttctctctcccttttgttGATAACATTATGCCTTCGTTAcataaagggtatatatataatatatatatgtgtgtgtatacatacgtatataaaaaaaattatgtatgtatatatacacataatttcactacagacacatatatatctgcataaatttgcatatgtatacatataaatatatgtgcgtatatgtgtatatacatgcatacatacgtatttgcacatatatatatatatacatgtatttatgctTGTATATgcacaaatttatttttatgtatatatatacaagtttatatatatacacaaatctaTTTAGCTCGTGTGTTTATGCAATATTCATCGTAGCCTTTACCTCCAAATAAAAAGTCGCGCACTTTGTAAAATACCAGTTATGTAAATTCTgttatttcctttcattatagTCAACGAGATTATTTCGCAAGGAAGCGATCGCTAGCAGCCCGTAATTGTGTACCTGCCCCATTTATTGAGGGTGGCTAGACACCAGTAATGAAAGGGAACTGCTGGCAACGAGTTCTGTGCGAGAGATTACAAGTTAGTTATCAGTTGCATGCAACATGCAATCACTTCTCTTGCAGAGGTGGACTGATCGAGTACTTGATTACCTTGTACTTCTGTATATTGTGGTTTGTGTGGCATCTTCTTAGCGAACAAGCTGAACTCGAAACACGAAACGTGAATGTTATAGAAAcatgttttctgtacaacgtaagatgctgtataaaaccatcaactacgaCCTGCagttctccagttgctcaccagatgcggtagagtaagGGTCACACttccatggctccggaaagcgctgccagatgcatgatccaatggctgactttaaccttatataaaataaataattattaatgccagggggctgaaatttggtatgtttgatgattggaggttggattaTCTAAATACCGATTTGCAACCATCtatcctcggtagttttttttagatctgagggcggatggacGGACGGACGaagtacaatagttttcttttgcagaaaactaaatttatcgtcattattattcagaagttgaaacgtagtcatatggaacaagtccactggggcgattgacttgaaattcaagcttccaacgaatattaATTAAGGTGTTCACTTGAAAGAATGTTACAGAAGGTGATGGGAAACACAGAAATAAGAGATCAGGtactagaaaatgaaaaaaaatactttaccaataaacaaataaaaaataaaataaataaataaaaagcatcaTTATGATGCTAAGGTTACTGGCTAGGTGCTAGAaatatgaaagagaatatgatataAATGGTCGTGAAAAAAAACAGCGAATATATTATCAAGAACGtgatatgaataatgaaatagtttcaccagTGAGGCATCATCCTAGGACCCTTGAGGGAAAAATTACTCTCAGGTTTTGCTTGTAGAAAACGTTTGTACAGCTGAATTCGTACATTACTCTCAGGTTTTGCTTGTAGAATACACGTGTACAGCTGAATTCGTACATTACTCTCAGGCAGGTTTTGCTTGTAGAATACATTTGTACAGCTGAATTCGTACATTACTCTCAGGTTTTGCTTGTAGAAAACGTTTGTACAACTGAATTCGTACATTACTCTCAGATTTTGCTTGTAGAATACATTTGTGTATTTGAATTTGCACATTTGTACAACTGAATGTAGACGTTAAGTCAGCAAGCATACATAATTAGTTACGAACTCTCCATGAATTTTTGCGAATTAAACCCCAAGTCTTGAAGCAAACGTTTTTAGCAAATTCAGTTCGTAGAGGTCCTTTCGTCCATCAGTAAAATAAGTAACCAACCATATCAGAAAACTAAATATGTCTTAAATTACTTCTAGACATTCGAACTGCCAGACATACGACACCAAGATGGTACACATTAATGTGACAATATCAGATTTGAATGTTTATTGCATCTTATTGATGTTAGATCGAAAATAACTCCTCCGGACACGGGCCACATCTCGAGGGCGAGAGAAGGTCTTCAGACTGGTAAAGGTGATAGTTGACGAGCAGCCTATATATTACGCCAACGCAGATTCACGTCGCAGATGGAAAGGTCCGTCGAATAAAGAACAACCCTTTCGTAAGCTAGTATcactggtgaaaatgttctgttacaacagaattccatccaataaaaggagcccataaaaccgccaaaatataggaagttaagtactatatttcattacctacctgaagagatagacagttgtctctgaaatatagtacttactttctacattttggtgtttttatgggctcctatatataatatatattatatagatatatattatatatattatagatatataaatatatatatatatattatatatcaataaggATGATaggtgtctattatatatatatatatctataatatgatataattatatataataataatcatacataaaacataaaatagatttatattttatacaatatttctttataaacatatatgaatCTATTTCTAAGTTTAATATAGGGTTATTGTATATATCGAagtatatagttagtatatacaccagactttaaaaaaataaataaaagtttgcgACCAGATAGCTATGCACAGCACAGCATTGAACAAAATCTTTGGAGAATACATTTAGAGTAACAACTTTTCTATAACCATATAAATTATAGGACTGCTTGAATGATGGCGTTATTTACTTATATAGATCCTATCCCTTCCAGTCCCACCTAGAGTCACCAGCCCCACCCTGAGTCACGGCATGTataaggaattatacatatttactataCATATTCAAGGATTAGATATCTAACCATGCGCCCTTCTCCAGACAGGTTAAGAAGACCACTGTTTATGTTAACTGGATATAGTTGG includes the following:
- the LOC135204728 gene encoding uncharacterized PE-PGRS family protein PE_PGRS54-like isoform X10, producing MWAQVALVALLLGVTSSDKREGRQAPGYSYLQPNVDGQAVLGAGVGAGAGDASAGQLVTPWPPLMPYQFAYEVKDPETHNYQNRVEFVENGVLQGSYSLLGPDGVVRTSVYSDDGNSGFKVTLHEIQTDIAVGSGASASSAASASSSFGGVSGASDAFSSADGSGNGGFSAGGQGAGGHGDSGLGGFSAGGQGAGGHGDFSSGGSGGAFAGDSGLGGFSAGGQGAGGHGDFSSGGSGGAFAGDSGLGGFSAGGEGAGGHGDFSSGGSGGTFAGDSGLGGFSAGGLGAGGHGDSGLGGFSAGGLGAGGHGDSGLGGFSAGGLGAGGHGDSGLGGFSAGGLGAGGHGDSCLGGFSAGGLGAGGHGDSGLGGFSAGGQGAGGHGDSGLGGFSAGGQGAGGHGDSGLGGFSTGGQVVGGHGDFSAGGLGATSASAGGSGFGGHTAGSAGSSASAGVGGLGGFSAGGSGAASSSAGGSGFGGFSAGGAGSSSASAGVGGLGGFSGGGSGAASSSAGGSGFGGFSAGGAGSSSASAGVGGLGVFSGGGLGAASSSAGGSGFGGFSAGGAGSSSASAGVGGLGGFSAGGLGAASSSAGGSGFGGFSAGGAGSSSASAGVGGLGGFSAGGSGSSSASVGGSGFGGLSSGTSVGGSGLGGFSSGGPGVTSALVGGPGLGGFSSGGSSAASASSGSSGIGGFSVGGSGAASASAGGGGLGGFSSGGPGVASALVGGPGLGGFSSGGSSAASASSGSSGIGGFSVGGSGAASASAGGGGLGGFSSGGPGVASALVGGPGLGGFSSGGSSAASASSGSSGIGGFSVGGSGAASASAGGGGLGGFSSGGPGVASALVGGPGLGGFSSGGSSAASASSGSSGIGGFSVGGSGAASASAGGGGLGGFSSGGPGVASALVGGPGLGGFSSGGSGAASASSSSGGFGGFPLGGIGSSSVGVGGIGGFPVGGIGSSSVGVGGIGGFPVGGIGSSSVGVGGIGGFPLGGIGSSSVGVGGIGGFPVGGIGSSSVGVGGIGGFPVGGIGSSSVGVGGIGGFPVGGIGSSSVGVGGIGGFPVGGIGSSSVGVGGIGGFPVGGSGTASASAGGGGLGGFSSGGPGIASALVGGPGLGGFSSGGSSAASASSGSSGIGGFSVGGSGAASASAGGGGLGGFSSGGPGVASTSVGGPGLGGFSSGGSGAASASSSSGGFGGFPVGGIGSSSVGVGGIGGFPVGGIGSSSVGVGGIGGFPVGGIGSSSVGVGGIGGFPVGGIGSSSVGVDGIGGFPVGGLGAASSSAGGGGLGGFSSGRPGIASALVGGPGLGGSSSSAGVSGIGGFPVGGSGAASASAGGGGFGGFSSGGPGVASALVGSPGLGFSSGAASASAGRGGGLGGFSAGGSSAASSSVGGRGFGFSSRGPGTTSVSSSAGTSASLSGSGPGSAGIGGIGSGVGSGLSAGSAAASSSSVAAGSGFRPRGPSRASSAVSSSSAGVVSPAITNSGLQAAALVGTPVSITPFGPSTSSVSASGRGGSSSSAATSSASSSSGSRGRNIVAGTSRVSSSGLTSSTSSSIPVASALTSAGASSAATSSSGSSSGVLTGPRSGGAFATGSSAASTSASSSASSAASSLARASSAATSAGGSGTSLGGAIQKLPVFLLGQQSPTGNLADFASVGGARFFGSGQSTGVTSSSLPIVTSNAQLLPAGGSALSLGSSTPLFLTSSPVVHTSPLVQSIPTGFVVGAQSNQLSIPSQNLIVSNPLSFGSIPGSQLTTLG